The following coding sequences lie in one Leptolyngbya sp. CCY15150 genomic window:
- a CDS encoding rhomboid family intramembrane serine protease, which translates to MIDTPAKPSRPEQQVYNGVFVLLGINLALFVLINLLGLPLQFLYLNHSNPAWFQFITSMFCHANWAHLSGNMFSLYVFGKIVEEEEGVLGIVASYLITGLGANLLSWLLLPSNVVSLGASGAVFGLFAISVLVKISWSWRRIIEVLILGQFVISQVVSQVQNLNAQDGVNRIAHLGGAAVGVALIVGLYQVTKGRSPKS; encoded by the coding sequence ATGATCGACACCCCCGCTAAACCATCCCGCCCCGAACAGCAGGTCTATAACGGCGTCTTTGTCCTGTTGGGCATCAACTTGGCGCTGTTTGTGTTGATTAACCTTCTGGGACTACCTCTCCAGTTTCTGTACCTAAACCACAGTAATCCCGCATGGTTCCAGTTCATTACGTCCATGTTCTGCCATGCCAACTGGGCACACCTGTCGGGCAATATGTTTTCCCTCTATGTCTTCGGCAAAATTGTTGAGGAAGAAGAGGGTGTTTTGGGAATCGTTGCCAGTTATTTGATCACAGGACTCGGTGCCAACCTACTGAGCTGGCTATTATTACCATCCAATGTAGTATCCCTAGGCGCATCAGGGGCAGTCTTTGGCTTATTCGCGATCAGTGTACTAGTCAAGATAAGCTGGAGCTGGCGCAGAATTATTGAGGTCTTAATTCTTGGACAGTTTGTCATCAGCCAGGTGGTGAGTCAGGTACAAAACCTCAATGCCCAAGATGGGGTGAATCGCATCGCCCACCTCGGTGGTGCGGCTGTCGGCGTGGCATTAATCGTCGGGTTATACCAAGTTACCAAGGGGCGATCGCCTAAATCTTAA
- a CDS encoding N-acetylmuramoyl-L-alanine amidase, which translates to MHIPTLATFSVAASLVGMALTPSAWALSVVYPPENHETTADRLFFIGTADPDQPVTLNGEVVERSPAGHFAPSIPLELGVNTVTLQQGDRSLTFSIHRLSAVPTLGAGELVMPGSLTPTADLALQPGELLCFEAIAARTSRVSVDWAGQSIALQPLSDGVTLPSNFAVLTGDTQPLPHQEAIAHRGCTTMPAPGALGAPTYEIVQGDEIHTEAAAGQITSLAPTSFNIAEVIVDSGTARTGPSTNYSRLTPLPRGSQSVVTGRQGDWARLEYGAWIRDSDVVIRPSAGPVRSQIRGLQSRSLDGWTEVIFPLEVPVPVTVQQSDRTLTLTLHHTTAQTDTIYLDDDPVVERLDWYQTQPGQVDYTFTLKSDQSWGYKLEYQGSSLVLSLRHPPDRSQATSDRPLAGISILLDPGHGSDEDLGARGPTGYPEKDVALIISQLVRDELEARGATVLMTREGDDDLFPQDRVDQILAQEPAIALSLHYNALPDAGDALNTAGIGTFWYHAQAHDLSVFLHDYLAEALDRPSYGVFWNNLALTRPTVTPSVLLELGFMINPYEFEWIIDPAAQQELAIALADALVIWFQPTTP; encoded by the coding sequence ATGCACATCCCCACCCTTGCTACATTCAGTGTCGCCGCTAGTTTAGTGGGTATGGCTCTGACGCCATCAGCTTGGGCCCTATCCGTGGTCTATCCCCCGGAAAACCACGAGACAACCGCCGATCGCCTCTTTTTTATTGGCACGGCCGACCCCGATCAACCGGTGACCCTAAACGGCGAGGTAGTGGAACGGAGCCCCGCTGGCCATTTTGCGCCGTCCATTCCCCTAGAGCTAGGCGTCAACACGGTGACCCTGCAGCAGGGCGATCGCTCCCTCACCTTTTCCATTCATCGTCTCTCGGCGGTGCCAACCCTAGGGGCGGGTGAGCTGGTGATGCCCGGTTCCCTCACCCCGACAGCGGATCTGGCCCTACAGCCGGGGGAACTCCTGTGTTTTGAAGCGATCGCTGCTCGTACCAGCAGGGTGTCGGTAGACTGGGCAGGGCAGTCCATTGCCCTCCAGCCCCTGAGCGATGGGGTGACCCTACCCTCCAATTTCGCAGTGCTGACCGGCGACACCCAACCCCTGCCCCACCAAGAAGCGATCGCCCATCGGGGCTGTACAACCATGCCAGCTCCCGGTGCCCTAGGTGCGCCCACCTATGAGATTGTTCAGGGAGATGAGATACATACGGAGGCAGCAGCGGGGCAGATTACTAGCCTAGCGCCAACCTCGTTTAACATCGCGGAGGTCATCGTTGATTCTGGCACCGCCCGCACTGGCCCCAGCACCAATTATTCTCGCCTAACCCCGTTGCCGCGCGGCAGCCAATCGGTAGTGACCGGACGGCAGGGAGACTGGGCGCGATTGGAGTATGGCGCTTGGATTCGGGACAGCGACGTGGTCATTCGTCCTAGTGCTGGGCCGGTGCGATCGCAGATTCGTGGTCTCCAGTCGCGATCGCTCGACGGCTGGACGGAGGTCATTTTTCCGTTGGAGGTACCCGTGCCGGTCACGGTACAGCAGAGCGATCGCACCTTGACCCTCACCCTACACCACACCACCGCTCAAACCGATACGATTTATCTCGACGATGATCCGGTGGTGGAACGGCTTGATTGGTATCAAACCCAGCCCGGTCAGGTGGACTATACCTTCACCCTCAAATCTGATCAATCCTGGGGCTATAAGCTAGAGTATCAGGGCAGCAGCCTTGTCTTATCTCTGCGCCATCCTCCCGATCGTAGCCAAGCAACCAGCGATCGCCCCCTAGCTGGCATATCGATCTTACTTGACCCTGGCCACGGCAGCGACGAGGATTTAGGAGCAAGGGGGCCGACCGGCTATCCTGAGAAAGATGTGGCGCTGATCATATCTCAACTGGTACGAGATGAGTTAGAAGCAAGGGGCGCAACGGTGCTCATGACTCGGGAAGGGGATGATGATCTGTTCCCTCAGGATCGCGTCGATCAAATTCTTGCCCAAGAGCCAGCGATCGCCCTCAGCTTACACTACAACGCCTTACCTGATGCGGGAGATGCGCTGAATACGGCGGGCATCGGCACCTTCTGGTATCACGCCCAAGCCCACGACCTATCGGTGTTCCTCCACGATTATCTGGCAGAAGCCCTCGATCGCCCCTCCTACGGTGTGTTCTGGAATAACTTAGCTCTCACCCGTCCTACCGTAACCCCATCGGTCTTACTCGAACTAGGGTTTATGATTAATCCCTATGAGTTTGAATGGATTATCGATCCAGCCGCCCAGCAAGAGCTAGCGATCGCCCTCGCCGATGCCCTAGTCATCTGGTTTCAACCAACAACCCCCTGA